The DNA sequence TATCGGTGCAGAGCAAAAATCAAAAGGAAGCGAGCAGTATAATATCTGGTACAGCCCAAATGTATTAATGAAATATCAATTAGATAACAAATGGGCACTGGCAGGGAGATTGGAATATTACAATGATAAAAATGGAGTGATTATCAATACTGGAACTCCTAATGGATTTCAGACCTTCGGATATTCTCTCAATGTAGATTATGCGATCTTTAAAAATGTGATTTTCCGTACAGAAGCAAGAGGTTTTACTGCCAAAGATGCCATTTTTGCGAAAAATGATGAATTTAGAAAAGGGAATTTCTTTATAACATCAAGTTTAGCGGTCTGGTTTTAATATCGGTTTAGCCACAGAAAATAGTGTTTAAAGTAAAATTAAAAAGAATAAAATCAATGTCATCAGCAAAAGATTTTTTAGAACTGATTCAGAAGTCCCGCAAAGGAAAATTCAAAATTTATATCGGGATGAGTGCAGGTGTAGGAAAGAGCTTCCGTATGCTTCAGGAAGCGCATTCTCTTTTGCGAAATGGCATTGATGTAAAGATTGGCTATATTGAAACTCACGGCAGAGAAGAAACGGTAGCTCTTGTAGAAGGTCTTCCTGAAATTGAAAGAAAATCAGTTTTTTACAAAGGAAAAAACCTTGAAGAAATGGATTTTCAGGCCATTATCAATGAACATCCTGAAGTTGTTTTAGTGGACGAACTGGCGCATACCAATGTAGAAGGCTCCAAAAATAAAAAAAGATGGCAGGACGTACTGGAAATCCTTGATAACGGCATCAATGTTATCAGTGCGATGAATATTCAGCACATTGAAAGCCTGAATGAAGAAGTAAAGAAAATCACAGGAGTAGAAGTGGCAGAAAGGGTTCCGGATAAAATACTGGCACTCGCAGATGAAGTGGTGAATATTGACCTTACCGCTGATGAACTTCTTACTCGACTGAAAGAAGGGAAAATCTATAAAAAGGAAAAAATTCAGACAGCACTGAGTAATTTCTTCCAAAGCGGGCATATTCTACAACTTCGTGAGCTGGCTTTAAAAGAAGTAGCCACTCACGTGGAAAGAAAGGTAGAAACGGAGATCAAAACTGAAAATTTTAAACCCATAAAATTCCTGGCCTGCATCAGCAGCAACGAGAAAATTGCCAAAACAATTATCCGGAAAACAGCAAGGTTAGCCAGCTATTATAACAGTCCATGGACTGTTTTGTACATTCAGAAACCTTCAGAAAATCCGGAAAAAATAGCGTTGGATAAACAGCGGTATTTGATTAATAATTTTAATTTAGCACAGGAATTAGGTGCCAAAGTAGTCCGTATCAAAGAAAACAGTGTTCATAACGGGATTCTTGAGTATGTGATTGCCCATAATATCACGACGGTCTGCATTGGAAAACCTCATGCCAGTTTCTGGCAGCGGCTGTTGGGGTACAGCTGGATCTATACCCTTATGAACAGGCTGAATGAAAGACAGATAGATATTATTATTTTATCTTAAAAGTAATGAAACTTAAAACGAAACTTACCTTAGGCGTTGGCCTTTTATTTCTGCTGATTGTTCTGCTTTCAGTGATAGGTTCTGTATACATCAATAAATTAAAATCCGATACTGAAAAGATCCTTACGGCCAATTACAACAGCCTGGAGTTTTCTAAAAATATGCTTCTGGCGCTGGATAATATCAGTACAGACAGTACTGTTGCGATCGCAGATTTTCGAAAGAATAATAAGCTGCAGGAAAAAAACCTTACAGAATTTGGAGAAAGAGAAGCCACTCAAAACCTTAATATGCATTTCAGTAGCTATCTGAAAGCACCTGATATCCATAAAGAAAAACTAATCCGTGAGGATCTTGCCAAGATCATGTCTTTGAATATGAAAGGCATAGAAAGAAAAAGTGATATCGCGATTATTACAGCAGAAAATGCCACTTTTTGGATTGTAAGTTTAGGAACCGTATGCTTTCTGATTGCTTTTATTCTGCTTTTCAATTTACCACAAACTATTGCAGAACCAATTAATCAGTTAACCTTCAGTATCAAACAGATTGCTGATAAAAATTATAATGAGAGGGTTCATTTTAAAGGAAGTGAAGAGTTCAACAGCCTGGCGGAGTCCTTCAACAGTATGGCGGAAAAACTTCAGGAGTACGAAAGCAGTACACTTTCCAAGCAGCTGATGGATAAAAAACGTATCGAAACATTGGTCAATAATATGCACGATGCAGTGATTGGGCTGGATGAAAACCATTTTATTTACATGATCAATGATGAAGCATTGAAGATCACCAACCTACATAAAGAGGAAATTATTGGAAAAACAGCTCATGAAGTTGCTGTTAACAATGATCTGATGCGTGAACTGCTGAAAAATATAGATCATCCGGTAAAAGATCCGATTAAGATTGTTCGTGATAACAAGGAAAACTATTTTGAACAGGATATTATCCCGATCAATATTGTTAAAACAGGCGAAAAAGAAAAAAAATATATTGGAAAGGTAATCTTGTTGAGAAATATTACCCCTTTTAAAGAGCTTGATTTTGCCAAAACCAATTTCATTGCAACGATCTCTCATGAACTGAAAACTCCGATTTCAGCCATCAAAATGGGTGTTCAGCTTCTGGGAAACCAAAAGTTCGGAGAACTGAATGAGCAGCAGCAGGAATTATTGAAAAGTATCAATGAAGATGGACAGCGATTATTGGATATCACAGGTGAATTGCTTAATCTTTCTCAGGTAGAATCCGGAAATATCAGATTGACTGTTGAGAAATGTTCCCCTAAAGAAATCGTACAGACTGCTGTAAAAAATGTTGAAAAGCTTGCCGAGCAGAAAAATATTTCCATCAGCACAGAATATCTTCTGGAAGACAGCGATGCTGTGACTGCTGATTTTGATAAAACAGTCTGGGTGATGAATAACTTTCTTACCAATGCGGTAAAGCACTCTTTTCAGGATGAAAATATTAAGATTGTGGTAGAAAAACAGAACTTATTCATTCAGTTCAGTATTATTGATACCGGAAGCGGAATTGATGAAAAATACCACCGCCAGATCTTTGACCGTTATTTTCAGGTTCCCGGCGAACACCAAAATGGAACAGGTTTGGGCTTGGCTATTTCAAAAAATTTCATTGAAAAGCAACATGGAGAAATAGGAGTGAAGAGTTCTCTGAATAATGGAAGTACGTTTTACTTCAGACTGCCGGTTTCATAAGGATTATTGTTATATCTTTGACTCAGAAAATATCTGATTTTCTTATTTAAAAATTTGTAATTCTATCCTTTTAAATTCATGGATCCTTTTTTCTATTTGCCATTGGCAGGTGTAGTATTTTTTATCATCTCAAGAATTTTCTTTTATGCGCAGAAAAATAAAATCATTGAAAAATATCAGCAGCCGGATGCGGTAGTTTTTAAAAATATCCATGGTACCATTATTTCAGTAACTAAAGGAGGTCTTGGCTATAGTAAAAAATTTCGGTGGTGCAGTTTTGAAATTTTCATGAATCAAAATTCTATATTTTTGTTTCCTAAAGATTTTTACATTGTTCCCGGTAAGTGTATTAATCTGAGATTTGGATCAGATAGAAGAAATACAAAAAATCCTGAAGTTCTGAGAGAATTTCATATATATGACAATTATGTTGAACTGATTCTCTATCCTGACTGGATGCCCAATACAAAACGTACAATTTCTTTGGAAGGACTAAATAAGGACGAAATTTTACTTTTCAGGAAAGTTTTGATTAAGGAATAGTAGTTTAAGCAGTTATTTCAGACTACCAGTTGTAAGGATTATTGTTATTTGTTATATTTTAGCGCTATAAAATTAAATAACCTAAACCTGTGAATATTAAAACAATTGTTCTTTTTTGGGGACTAGCAATATCGAATTTTTGCTTTAGTCAGCAAAAATTTCGTGAAAACTTTACTTTAAAACTTCCGGTGGATTCTGTGAGATACTATCAGCAAGAAGTTAAAAAATCTCCCTATTTTGTTGAGGAAAATACTTTGCAAATTTACCCTGGTGAACACTTATTTATTGCAGCAGATATTAAAGAGGGAAAACTGGAATCTATGAAGGTGGTTAAAGAGAATGTAAACCCGTCAAAGACCATAGAAATAGAGTTTTCACAGGATGTTGAAGGCAGAAAACATAAAGGAATGATGCTTCAGGTAAGTAATCCCTTTGATAAAAATCTCTTATATGATGCGACAATGTATACTGTAGAGGAATCTAAATGGGTTGAAACTTCCATTCTTCCAGTAAAACCTAAGTTGGCAGGCTTTGAGTTATGGAACGACGTTATTATTACTCTTGTCCTTCATAACTGGAGATTACAAAACTGACAATCCTATTCTTATATTTACGCTAAAATAAAAATGAGAAAAACGTTAGCATTCTTGTTATTTTCAATGGTACTCAGTATCCAGATCTCTGCTCAGACCTTCACATTAGAACAACTTAAAGGTTTCAACAAGCTTACTATGGATGAGTTTAAAAAGGAAATGAAACAGCTTAAGTTCAAATTTTATGACAAAACTGAAGGTTTAAGTTTTCTTTTAACCGAATACGAAGCCCCAGACTATACCTCGAAAATAGGAAAGTTTGAATACAAAGAAGAAAAATCAGAAGACAGAATTGAATTTGAGTTTAAAGACAAGAAAGAATACGATCAATATCTTAAACTGATATTGTCAGCCGGATATAAAGAAACGGAGAAAGGAAAGATCATTACCAAAGAACCCTATGTGGATTACCACAGGAATAAAGAATATATCAGGCTAATCTTGCCAAAGACAGGAGAAAGTTCTCCATATACTATTATTGTTTTTAAGTAAATAAATTTTTCTAAATTTGAACTTAAGTCACGCAAGATGAACACCTCAGATTTAAAAATTGATTTAATTAACAGAATTACCCAATTAAAAGAAGCCAGAATTATTGAAGAAATTCAAAAGATTCTGGATTTTGAATTGGACCATAATGAATATATTCTTACTACCGAGCAAAAAGAAAGAGTTGCTGAAGGAAGAGAAGAATATAAGAACAAAGCATACCTTACGGAAGATCAGGCCAACAAGGATATTGAAGAATGGCTAAAAGAAAAGTAATTTGGACCGTTAAAGCCAATAAGGATGAAAGAAAAGAAGATAAAAAGTTAGGAACTGTTAATTCAACTCACTTTACGATAATAAAAAGGCTGTGATCATTTTCACAGCCTTTTTATGTGAATATTTTTAAAGTTTAGTCTTTAATAAATTTCTGTACAATTACTTTGTCTTTCAAGAAAACTTTGAGAATATAATTTCCTTTAGAAAGTTCAAAAACAGGAATGGAGTTTCCTTTTACATTTGTTGAACTGATAATTCTTCCGGCTGCATCATAGACTTCAGCTTTTACAATTTCATTTTTAGATTGAATATGTAAAATATCTCTTACTGGATTCGGATAAACAGAAATACCATTGCTTTCCTTATTGTTTTCTGCTGTTGCTAATACATTTTGAATGCTTGTTGTATAAGTATTGGTAATAATCGGAGCATTGTAATCGAAGTAAATATTGGCTGTATTGCTGAAGCTGTTCCCAATATTTAAAGTAGATTTTGTTTTAATTTTGAATGAGACATATCCGTCATTATTCGCATCATCAAAAGGAAGCTGGATGTTTTCAAAGATGAATTCTACTGTACTTGGATTGGTAATTCTTGCTACAAAATTGTGACTTCCGTTCAACGCAACTAAACTTGATAGATCAAATTTAGAAGTATCAATAACATCCTTTACCACAATATTCTGTGCATTTGCGGTTCCAGTATTTTCAAACCTGATCAGATAATGCACATAATCTCCAACTTGGGTTTGCGTAATAGTAGTTCCTTCCAGACAAGTCTTATCATTTGGATCAAAAGAATTGACAACCGATTGGTTCAACGTGAAATTATTGTCAAATGGTGTTTCATCAGTAGCTCCATTGATTTGTGCCGTATAATGCAAAATATCACCACCGTTTAGTGGTGGGGTCTGAGTTGGTGTATTTAATTTTAGAGTTACAGTAATTTCTTTGGTTTCAAAAGGGAGAAGATTCGTGAAATTCCAGTTCAATATACCACTAGATTGAGAGCCTGGAGATGTCGTTGCACTCAGATAATTCATCAGGTTATTATTGAAATTAAAAACTATATTTCCCGACTGTGGTGCAGTGCCTTTGTTTTTATAGATGATTTTATATTTTGATTCAAAACCAGGTGAAGCTGCTGTTACAGGAATAATCAGCACTTCTAAATCATGATGAACTCCATTAGCTGCCAAACAGAAATTTTGTGCTACAGGACTAGGCTGATTGGGAAAGGTGACGCTTATGGAAGGTGGAGTGACTGTAAAATAATTAGGGTTTTCTAACACAGGGGTAAGCGTATGTGTTCCTGCCTGTAGTGGAATTGAATAATTAGCTGAAGTATTTCCTATGAAACTTCCTGAAGTATTCCCACTTGTAATATTAAATTTTTGCAATGCTTTACCCGGATCACCGATGTCACAGCCATTATTGTTACTGTCATATTTTGTATTTCCCTGAACCACATAGAAGATTCCGCCCGGAGTAAATGAGCAATAATTTGTTGTTTTATAAGTGGAGTAAAAATAGGGAGAACTATCTATTATACTTTGTATCATATCCTGTTCATTGTAATCACAGCAAATTACAAGATTGGGATTAAAAACGATACCTGTTCCGCTATTTTGCTGAACTTTACCGTTTTTTAAATTAAGAAAACTCATATTGTTTGAGCTGCAGTTGATATTATAAAATTCAGGGTTTTGGGATAGATCAAGAGATTGAATTGAATTATTATTGCAGTTGAGTGTATTTAAAAGAGGATATATGGAAAGATTGAGGTTTGTGAGCTGATTGTATCCGCAATAAATCATTTTCATATCGGGACAACCGGGCATACTTAAGCTTGTTAAGTGATTGTTTTCACAGTAAACAACACGAAGGTTGCTTTGATTTTGAATATTGAGTGCTGATAGGTTATTTTTGCTGACATCTATGATCTCCATATTGGAATTTGCAAAGTTAATGGATGAAAGCAAAGTATTGTTCTTCAGGTAAAAAACAAAAATATTCTGCAGATTAGAAGCATCAAATGTTGTAAGTTGTGTCTTTTCTATATCCAATTCCACAATATTTGAAGATCCGGAAATATTGATATTCGTTAAAGGGGTATTAAAAATGTACAAATATTTTAAAGAAAGTCTATTCTGTAAATCCAATGAAGTTATAGCTGTATTATTGCAGTAAAACCTGTATATATTGTTACAGTTGGTAAGATTCAGGGAAGTTAGTTGAAACATTGCATCTAAGCTTAATTCTGATAAAAAAGGATTAGAGCTCAGATTTAGGGATGATATATTATTCCCGGAAATATCCAGCTCTCCTAAATTTCCAAAGGCAGAGATTCCTGTCAG is a window from the Chryseobacterium indologenes genome containing:
- a CDS encoding sensor protein KdpD — encoded protein: MSSAKDFLELIQKSRKGKFKIYIGMSAGVGKSFRMLQEAHSLLRNGIDVKIGYIETHGREETVALVEGLPEIERKSVFYKGKNLEEMDFQAIINEHPEVVLVDELAHTNVEGSKNKKRWQDVLEILDNGINVISAMNIQHIESLNEEVKKITGVEVAERVPDKILALADEVVNIDLTADELLTRLKEGKIYKKEKIQTALSNFFQSGHILQLRELALKEVATHVERKVETEIKTENFKPIKFLACISSNEKIAKTIIRKTARLASYYNSPWTVLYIQKPSENPEKIALDKQRYLINNFNLAQELGAKVVRIKENSVHNGILEYVIAHNITTVCIGKPHASFWQRLLGYSWIYTLMNRLNERQIDIIILS
- a CDS encoding ATP-binding protein; protein product: MKLKTKLTLGVGLLFLLIVLLSVIGSVYINKLKSDTEKILTANYNSLEFSKNMLLALDNISTDSTVAIADFRKNNKLQEKNLTEFGEREATQNLNMHFSSYLKAPDIHKEKLIREDLAKIMSLNMKGIERKSDIAIITAENATFWIVSLGTVCFLIAFILLFNLPQTIAEPINQLTFSIKQIADKNYNERVHFKGSEEFNSLAESFNSMAEKLQEYESSTLSKQLMDKKRIETLVNNMHDAVIGLDENHFIYMINDEALKITNLHKEEIIGKTAHEVAVNNDLMRELLKNIDHPVKDPIKIVRDNKENYFEQDIIPINIVKTGEKEKKYIGKVILLRNITPFKELDFAKTNFIATISHELKTPISAIKMGVQLLGNQKFGELNEQQQELLKSINEDGQRLLDITGELLNLSQVESGNIRLTVEKCSPKEIVQTAVKNVEKLAEQKNISISTEYLLEDSDAVTADFDKTVWVMNNFLTNAVKHSFQDENIKIVVEKQNLFIQFSIIDTGSGIDEKYHRQIFDRYFQVPGEHQNGTGLGLAISKNFIEKQHGEIGVKSSLNNGSTFYFRLPVS
- a CDS encoding DUF7619 domain-containing protein — its product is MKKLYSVILLTVFSILQSQIVNIPDANFKAKLLSADITNSIASTNSGNFNMKIDTNNNGEIEVSEALQVGRLRLYGGGISDLTGISAFGNLGELDISGNNISSLNLSSNPFLSELSLDAMFQLTSLNLTNCNNIYRFYCNNTAITSLDLQNRLSLKYLYIFNTPLTNINISGSSNIVELDIEKTQLTTFDASNLQNIFVFYLKNNTLLSSINFANSNMEIIDVSKNNLSALNIQNQSNLRVVYCENNHLTSLSMPGCPDMKMIYCGYNQLTNLNLSIYPLLNTLNCNNNSIQSLDLSQNPEFYNINCSSNNMSFLNLKNGKVQQNSGTGIVFNPNLVICCDYNEQDMIQSIIDSSPYFYSTYKTTNYCSFTPGGIFYVVQGNTKYDSNNNGCDIGDPGKALQKFNITSGNTSGSFIGNTSANYSIPLQAGTHTLTPVLENPNYFTVTPPSISVTFPNQPSPVAQNFCLAANGVHHDLEVLIIPVTAASPGFESKYKIIYKNKGTAPQSGNIVFNFNNNLMNYLSATTSPGSQSSGILNWNFTNLLPFETKEITVTLKLNTPTQTPPLNGGDILHYTAQINGATDETPFDNNFTLNQSVVNSFDPNDKTCLEGTTITQTQVGDYVHYLIRFENTGTANAQNIVVKDVIDTSKFDLSSLVALNGSHNFVARITNPSTVEFIFENIQLPFDDANNDGYVSFKIKTKSTLNIGNSFSNTANIYFDYNAPIITNTYTTSIQNVLATAENNKESNGISVYPNPVRDILHIQSKNEIVKAEVYDAAGRIISSTNVKGNSIPVFELSKGNYILKVFLKDKVIVQKFIKD